The DNA sequence GCAGGTTAAAACGCCACTCCGAATATTCAATACTGATGCCGTCGGTGGTGTCCACGTTGGCGGCATCCGGTTCATAGCGTTCACGGATACGTGCAATCGCCGCCGCCGCATTCTCCAGCTTGCGGTTGATTTCCCCGGATGCCGGGAACGCCGCCTGACGGTCCGCCACCAGCGCCTTCAGCGGGCTGTTCTTCAGGCACAGCAGCTCCGCCACCAGCAGCCACGGGATCATCCCGCTGTCGCAGTAGGCGAAGTCGCGGAAGTAGTGGTGTGCGCTCATTTCCCCGCCGTAAATCGCATCTTCCTGACGCATCCGCTCTTTAATGAACGCATGCCCGGTCTTCGACATCACCGGCGTTCCGCCGCTGCGCGTCACCATATCCACCGTGTTCCACGTCAGACGCGGGTCGTGGATAATTTTCGCTCCCGGCTGCTTCTGCAGGAACGCTTCCGCCAGCAGACCCACAATATAATAGCCTTCGATAAACCCGCCATCGTTATCAAACATAAAGCAGCGGTCGAAGTCGCCGTCAAATGCAATGCCCATGTCCGCACCGTGCTTGCGCACCGCATCCGTGGTGTCCTGACGGCACTCCGGCAGCAATGGGTTCGGGATACCGTTCGGGAAGTTGCCGTCCGGCTGGTGATGCACCTTAACAAACGTCACCGGCACGCCTGCTGCCACAAAACGTTTCTCCACTTCATCAATCACATGCCCGGCGGCGCCGTTGCCAGAGTTGACCACCAGCTTCAGCGGACGGGTGAAGCTGGCCAGGTTTACGTAGCCCATCAGGTGGTCCACGTACGCCTGCAGGATCGATATCTGGCGCAGGGTGCCGCGACGGGACGCATCCACCGGCGCAAACTGATTCTCTTCCGCCAGACGCTGTATATCGCGCAGCCCGGTATCGCCGCTGATGGGCTTCGCATTTTCACGCACCAGCTTCATGCCGTTATAGTTCATCGGGTTATGGCTGGCCGTCACCTCAATCCCGCCATCCACGCCCAGATGGAAGGTGGCAAAATAAATCTCTTCGGTTCCGCTCAGACCGATATCGAGCACGTCCGTTCCCGCATCTATCAGGCCCTGGGCCAGCGCCAGCTTCAGGGACTCGCTGGTCAGACGGACATCGCCCCCCACCACAATCGTTTCTGGCTTCAGAAATTCGCCATAGGCGCGTCCGATACGGTAGGCAATATCT is a window from the Klebsiella oxytoca genome containing:
- the rfbK gene encoding O9 family phosphomannomutase RfbK is translated as MAKLSCFKAYDIRGELGEELNEDIAYRIGRAYGEFLKPETIVVGGDVRLTSESLKLALAQGLIDAGTDVLDIGLSGTEEIYFATFHLGVDGGIEVTASHNPMNYNGMKLVRENAKPISGDTGLRDIQRLAEENQFAPVDASRRGTLRQISILQAYVDHLMGYVNLASFTRPLKLVVNSGNGAAGHVIDEVEKRFVAAGVPVTFVKVHHQPDGNFPNGIPNPLLPECRQDTTDAVRKHGADMGIAFDGDFDRCFMFDNDGGFIEGYYIVGLLAEAFLQKQPGAKIIHDPRLTWNTVDMVTRSGGTPVMSKTGHAFIKERMRQEDAIYGGEMSAHHYFRDFAYCDSGMIPWLLVAELLCLKNSPLKALVADRQAAFPASGEINRKLENAAAAIARIRERYEPDAANVDTTDGISIEYSEWRFNLRSSNTEPVVRLNVESKADNELMNAKTEEILALLK